The Colletes latitarsis isolate SP2378_abdomen chromosome 1, iyColLati1, whole genome shotgun sequence genomic interval GTAGAATTAAAGGAATTTTGTAATGTTACCGTGGATAACATTAAACCATCTGTTGTGCTTGCTTCGGGTAAGTTTTATTTAGCATTTAGAAATGTTGTTTATAATGTTTGTGCTTGCTATAATGTAATGGCATAATGCAATAGGGGATCTCACAGATGCAAAAGCCAAAGATGAAATAGGATCAAAGCAAATATTAGAAGAATGGGAACATTACAAACGTATTTTAGATGACACAGAAGTTACCAAGAAAACTTTATGGTTAGATGTGAGAGGCAATCATGGTACATTTCATAATTAACTGAACATAATTCCATGGTTTTTGATAATAaagaatttgtatatttataaattatgttCAATGTGATTTCAGATAACTTTAATGTGGTTAGTCTTGAATCAAAAAATAATTACTATTCCAACTATTCTATCCAAGGAAAAAAACACCCACGGTCTTATATGTATACTATAAATACTGGTTCCGAATTATACACATTTATTGCAATAGATGCTTGCTTAAAACCTGGCCCAAGAAGACCATTTAATTTTGTTGGTGTATTAGACGAACAAGAAATTAAAAGTATACATGGGCTAGTGAATAAGTCTCAAGAAAATAATGCAGATTTTATAATATGGTTTGGTCACTATCCCACTTCATGTATACTTTCTCAAGCAAATATAGGCGTTAGAAATCTCATAGGTAAGTAATAGcagaatatttatttcttttatataCTATTCTAAAACTATAATAAATTTAACACATGTCTAAAAAGAACCTatactattttaaaatattctttaaGGCAGGCACAAGGAAAGCATGGTATATCTCTGTGGTCATTATCATATGCTCGGTGGAGCAGTACCTAATATGTACACGCTACAGCAAATTGGATTCCTTGAACTAGAATTAGCAGACTGGAAAGATAACAGGATGTAAAGTAtctgtattttatatttatcacaGTACTCTAAAACTGAATAATAATTTTGCAtacacaatttttattaaattaaaataataatacaaatattattttgtgtCATTTTTTCTTAATAAAAGAGACAAATTGGATAGCTATTGTATTCATGGTTATTTCTAGGTATCGTCTGGCAGCAATAGATCATGGTCAGTTCTCTTTTATTGATGTGAAGCATGAAGAATGGCCTGTAGTATTGATTACCAATCCTAAACATGCTTTATATATGATGCCCAGGAAAGAAAATTTAATGTCAATTGTTAAATCTACACACATTAGGTATGCATCTTTATATTCaaatatatatttcctattaagaatattaattaattattttaaaaaatttaatttttattggtcTTCGGAACGAAACTTGACGTaatgtagaaaaaaaaaacagaaaaaaatgcTAGTTCCGAATGATAGAATATCGTTGCAATTGCATAGAAATGTTATATCACTGTTGAGTTTTATCCGAACATGTATTATTGTTCATAGAGTACTGGCGTTTTCAACGGTATCGATAAAGGATGTCCAAGTTCAACTGGATGATGTTGCTTGGTTTGAATGTAAACACGTTAAAGGGCCGCTCTATACTTCAATATGGAATACAACAAAGTACAGAGATGGAATACACACTATTCGAGTTCAGTAAAATGTGTTTATTCTCTTttgcattaggtctgggtctgggtCTGGGCATCTTGAACTGGGTGTCTATTTCggcaataaaattaattaattacaggTACGAGTCGTAGATATCGATGGCAgagagaaaatattatttcaaccATTTGCTCTTGATGGATCTCGTTTATCCTTCCGTATTTTGCCCAGAATAATTCTTATGTCCAGTGCCAGCAGCATTGTAAGTAAATACAAGAATTATATTTGAAgatcaatttataaatattctgttcTTTTTTTTCCAGTTTCAATTCTTATTCGGGACAGTATTGGCTTTCTTAGTTGTGCCCTTGTGTCTATTACGTTTTCTTCATatattatgcgaaagtaagtacaATGCAAgtacattaattttaatatcgaaACGAATTGTAAAATAGTTAGATATAAGTAGGAAATAAAAATATCTGTTTGATTAGGGAAGCAAATGCATCGACCACGATTTCGAACAAAGTTTTTTCACTCGTGGTTCAGAAAATTGTGGGTCTTGTCTACCGTTGACCGCCTTTTTTTCCCAGTAGTACTATATGCATTGTATTTAACCGTTGGTAAGTAATCTATTCATTTTTTACTATTAATTGTTGCGCTATAAATATTGTCTTTCCAatggaatatttatttttgcagGTCCTTGGGCCATTGGTGAAGTAATAGATGATCATACCGGTATAATTTTTGCTTGGGGAACATTTGTTGGAAATTCTTATCTTCCCGGTGCCTTTACCTATGCTTATGGGTGTTTCCAATTATTTTCGTTCCATTTACCGCTCATGTTAATCTTAGCTCACAGAGTGGACAAACGGTAAGATGCAATACAGTGAAAGCTTAGTATTCGGAGGGT includes:
- the LOC143340840 gene encoding transmembrane protein 62 isoform X2, coding for MKITKSTVVLLVFVLILSILVANVADLINVDTHVLDDTLSNKNVRTEWSRPKFYSIGTSFDHLIWFLQISDIHISIFQDPFRIVELKEFCNVTVDNIKPSVVLASGDLTDAKAKDEIGSKQILEEWEHYKRILDDTEVTKKTLWLDVRGNHDNFNVVSLESKNNYYSNYSIQGKKHPRSYMYTINTGSELYTFIAIDACLKPGPRRPFNFVGVLDEQEIKSIHGLVNKSQENNADFIIWFGHYPTSCILSQANIGVRNLIGRHKESMVYLCGHYHMLGGAVPNMYTLQQIGFLELELADWKDNRMYRLAAIDHGQFSFIDVKHEEWPVVLITNPKHALYMMPRKENLMSIVKSTHIRVLAFSTVSIKDVQVQLDDVAWFECKHVKGPLYTSIWNTTKYRDGIHTIRVRVVDIDGREKILFQPFALDGSRLSFRILPRIILMSSASSIFQFLFGTVLAFLVVPLCLLRFLHILCERKQMHRPRFRTKFFHSWFRKLWVLSTVDRLFFPVVLYALYLTVGPWAIGEVIDDHTGIIFAWGTFVGNSYLPGAFTYAYGCFQLFSFHLPLMLILAHRVDKRLQTISKPDNKSLSKVCLLWQHTPIILLTLMQANMAYFFWLAYGTLATVLCPLRTWSIFLAMMLWHQINAMPESCLRSAAAIWSSHG
- the LOC143340840 gene encoding transmembrane protein 62 isoform X1, encoding MKITKSTVVLLVFVLILSILVANVADLINVDTHVLDDTLSNKNVRTEWSRPKFYSIGTSFDHLIWFLQISDIHISIFQDPFRIVELKEFCNVTVDNIKPSVVLASGDLTDAKAKDEIGSKQILEEWEHYKRILDDTEVTKKTLWLDVRGNHDNFNVVSLESKNNYYSNYSIQGKKHPRSYMYTINTGSELYTFIAIDACLKPGPRRPFNFVGVLDEQEIKSIHGLVNKSQENNADFIIWFGHYPTSCILSQANIGVRNLIGRHKESMVYLCGHYHMLGGAVPNMYTLQQIGFLELELADWKDNRMYRLAAIDHGQFSFIDVKHEEWPVVLITNPKHALYMMPRKENLMSIVKSTHIRVLAFSTVSIKDVQVQLDDVAWFECKHVKGPLYTSIWNTTKYRDGIHTIRVRVVDIDGREKILFQPFALDGSRLSFRILPRIILMSSASSIFQFLFGTVLAFLVVPLCLLRFLHILCERKQMHRPRFRTKFFHSWFRKLWVLSTVDRLFFPVVLYALYLTVGPWAIGEVIDDHTGIIFAWGTFVGNSYLPGAFTYAYGCFQLFSFHLPLMLILAHRVDKRLQTISKPDNKSLSKVCLLWQHTPIILLTLMQANMAYFFWLAYGTLATVLCPLRTWSIFLAMMLWHQINAMPESCLRYALNQNFRGLRYINYLSCLEYFTYY